Proteins encoded within one genomic window of Manis pentadactyla isolate mManPen7 chromosome 4, mManPen7.hap1, whole genome shotgun sequence:
- the LOC130683420 gene encoding LOW QUALITY PROTEIN: shugoshin 1-like (The sequence of the model RefSeq protein was modified relative to this genomic sequence to represent the inferred CDS: deleted 2 bases in 1 codon), protein MAKERCLKKSFQDSLEDIKKRMKEKRNKNLAEIGKRKSFIAAPCQIIFYPLLANTSTLLKNYQDNNRMLALALENEKSKVREAQEIILQLRKNCYYLTCQLCVLKGKLTSQPTEESAQNQEVCPSRMDSSIHNSRDLFVKDLPQVPVYEVLSPRQESFQIEEQIPTIPQDRLVFDLDSDEDKSTDNVLLPRTVSLRRNLRKHFNDLCQFSNLDDLEISHLSKQSFELERTRFIDPLVNMHIPGNVEQNVSQWNKNQINLSPKLIHPEKSKTKEDISEDKSEQIKSKHRYAQGRKQKEKRKANKRRKSKSVSKYKGSKSENKKSVSKKKLAKSFTSSDAYNFNLEEGVHLTPFRQKMNNDSKMEDNNNESEVSTCESSGSGDDSDDLYLPTCKYSQDITRESDRRPVTRPRSKRAPKYRDEKETEGSQTTKTPASTLPETHQSPHLSLKDITNVPLYPASKIRKLSLFPKKNKDSPVSLPKRRCTASVNYKEPTLASKLRRGDPFTDLCFLNSPIFKQKKDFRCSSKKKAYEANTMKRLLDAV, encoded by the exons ATGGCCAAGGAAAGGTGCCTTAAAAAGTCCTTTCAAGACAGTCTTGAAGACATAAAGAAAcgaatgaaagagaaaaggaataaaaacttGGCAGAGATTGGCAAACGAAAGTCTTTTATAGCTGCTCCATGCCAGATAATC TTTTATCCTCTTTTAGCCAACACTTCTACACTGCTAAAGAACTACCAAGACAACAACAGAATGCTAGCTTTAGCTCTGGAAAATGAAAAGTCCAAAGTGAGAGAAGCCCAAGAGATCATCCTACAGCTGAGAAAAAATTGTTACTACCTCACATGTCAGCTCTGTGTACTGAAAGGAAAACTTACTTCACAACCAACAGAAGAATCTGCTCAGAACCAGGAAGTATGTCCCTCCAGAATGGACTCCAGTATTCACAACTCCAGGGATTTATTTGTGAAGGATTTACCGCAAGTTCCTGTTTATGAAGTTCTCTCTCCAAGACAAGAATCTTTCCAAATAGAAGAGCAAATACCTACTATTCCTCAAGACAGACTAGTATTTGATCTGGATTCAGATGAAGATAAGTCTACTGATAATGTCTTATTACCTAGAACTGTATCTCTCCGTCGCAATTTAAGGAAACATTTTAACGATTTATGTCAATTCAGTAACTTAGATGATCTTGAAATCAGTCATTTGTCAAAGCAGTCTTTTGAATTGGAAAGAACTAGATTTATAGATCCACTAGTAAACATGCACATACCAGGTAACGTAGAACAAAATGTTTCTCAATGGAACAAGAATCAAATTAACTTATCACCAAAGCTTATTCatccagaaaaatctaaaaccaaAGAAGACATTTCAGAGGATAAATCTGAGCAAATTAAAAGTAAGCATAGATATGCAcaaggaagaaagcaaaaagagaaaagaaaagctaaCAAAAGGAGAAAGTCGAAATCTGTATCAAAGTATAAAGGCagcaaaagtgaaaataaaaaaagtGTTTCCAAAAAAAAGTTGGCTAAATCTTTCACTTCCAGTGATGCTTACAATTTTAATTTGGAAGAGGGTGTTCATCTCACCCCTTTCCGacaaaaaatgaataatgatTCTAAAATGGAAGACAACAACAATGAATCTGAAGTGAGCACCTGTGAATCGAGTGGTTCGGGAGATGATTCTGATGATCTGTATTTGCCCACTTGCAAGTACAGTCAAGACATCACCAGAGAATCAGACAGAAGACCAGTCACCAGGCCTCGATCTAAAAGAGCACCAAAATATAGGGATGAAAAAGAGACAGAGGGTTCTCAGACAACAAAAACTCCTGCTAGCACATTACCTGAAACTCACCAGTCACCTCATCTTAGTCTGAAGGATATCACCAATGTCCCCTTGTATCCTGCGTCAAAAATCAGAAAACTTTctctttttccaaaaaagaataaagacagCCCAGTGTCTCTGCCTAAGCGTAGGTGTACAGCCAGTGTGAACTATAAGGAGCCCACACTTGCCTCGAAACTGAGACGAGGGGACCCTTTCACAGATTTGTGTTTCTTGAATTCACCTATTTTCAAGCAGAAAAAGGATTTTAGATGCAGTTCTAAAAAAAAAGCATACGAAGCAAATACAATGAAGCGTTTGTTGGATGCTGTTTAA